The Leclercia sp. S52 genome has a segment encoding these proteins:
- a CDS encoding glycosyl hydrolase family 18 protein — MKIMQPKYLALFVAAAVSPVFAAVPGKPSLSSGNDKFAIVEVDQSAQAYNSLIKVKDGADVTVEWNVYSGDVPTSAKVLLDGQEVWSGAGSASGKATFKVKKGGRYQEQVQLCNASGCSTSDSKLIIVADTDGSHLLPLNTTMKENNKSFAQHSDKVVAAYYPEWGVYDRKFNIDQIPADNVNHIIYGFIPMCGDNINASAGNALEALKKACQGRPDYTLAIHDPWAALQMPQAGVSNYDDAYKGTYGQMMALKKAHPGLKILPSIGGWTLSDPFFQMHDSAIRARFVSSVKEFLQTWKFYDGVDIDWEFPGGGGENPALGNPQVDKETYTLLMRDLRAMLNELSAQTGRTYELTSAIGAGTSKIANVDYNAAQKYMDYIFLMSYDFYGSWSMTDLGHQTALHAPTWKPDSVTTEGSVNAMLAQGVQPGKIVVGAAMYGRGWTGVHGYTGDNPFTGTATGAIPGSWEAGIVDYRDIVNKYKGKAGWEYKYDATAEAPYLFNKASGTLITYDDARSVEAKGKFVLNKNLGGLFAWSLESDNGDILNAMNESLLSGSSSDVPAVTNHAPAASASDLTVTGPASVTLDGSASSDQDGDTLTYKWTQIAGPSVTLTNSNSAKASFSVAALANDQTLAFRLTVTDSKGLSSTADVQVVNKAPKANQAPVINTMAPVSVEAGQPLTLHAQAADPDGDALTYAWSVPGDMNATGTDTANLSITAPDVSSDTAYTLSVVVSDGKTAVQANVQVTVTPKAQEPADEVTPPADEVTPPADEATDNGSCDSTPVDANASNYPAWSSSKVYTSGNTVSFDNLVWKAKYWTQGNQPGFGVDAWELVSNVKMGWMPTMVYNGGDTTTFEGNEYRAKWWTKGDKPGQNDVWVKVGAAPDCK, encoded by the coding sequence ACTCGCTGATCAAGGTCAAGGACGGTGCTGACGTGACCGTAGAGTGGAACGTGTACAGCGGTGATGTCCCGACATCAGCCAAAGTTCTGCTGGACGGTCAGGAAGTCTGGAGCGGCGCGGGCAGCGCCTCCGGCAAAGCCACCTTCAAGGTGAAAAAAGGCGGTCGCTATCAGGAGCAGGTCCAGCTGTGTAACGCCAGCGGCTGCAGCACCAGCGACAGCAAGCTGATCATCGTGGCCGATACCGACGGAAGCCACCTGCTGCCGCTGAACACGACCATGAAGGAAAACAACAAATCCTTCGCCCAGCATTCGGATAAAGTGGTGGCAGCGTATTATCCGGAATGGGGTGTCTACGACCGTAAGTTCAACATCGATCAAATTCCTGCGGATAACGTGAACCACATTATTTATGGCTTCATTCCGATGTGCGGCGACAACATCAACGCCAGCGCCGGTAATGCGCTGGAAGCGCTGAAGAAAGCCTGCCAGGGCCGTCCGGATTACACCCTGGCGATCCACGACCCGTGGGCGGCGCTGCAGATGCCACAGGCCGGCGTCTCGAACTACGACGACGCCTACAAAGGCACCTACGGCCAGATGATGGCGCTGAAAAAAGCGCATCCGGGCCTGAAAATTCTGCCATCCATTGGCGGCTGGACCCTCTCCGATCCGTTCTTCCAGATGCACGACAGCGCCATCCGCGCCCGCTTTGTCTCCTCGGTGAAAGAGTTCCTGCAAACCTGGAAATTCTATGACGGCGTGGACATCGACTGGGAGTTCCCGGGCGGCGGCGGTGAGAACCCGGCGCTGGGCAACCCGCAGGTGGACAAAGAGACCTACACCCTGCTGATGCGCGATCTGCGCGCGATGCTCAACGAGCTCTCCGCCCAGACCGGCCGCACCTATGAGCTGACCTCCGCTATTGGCGCAGGCACCTCGAAAATCGCCAACGTGGACTACAACGCGGCGCAGAAGTACATGGACTACATCTTCCTGATGAGCTACGACTTCTACGGCTCCTGGAGCATGACCGACCTCGGCCACCAGACCGCGCTGCACGCCCCGACCTGGAAACCGGACAGCGTGACCACTGAAGGCAGCGTTAACGCGATGCTGGCCCAGGGCGTCCAGCCGGGCAAAATCGTGGTCGGCGCGGCGATGTACGGTCGCGGCTGGACCGGCGTTCACGGCTACACCGGCGACAATCCGTTCACCGGCACCGCCACCGGTGCGATCCCGGGCTCCTGGGAGGCTGGCATCGTCGATTACCGCGATATCGTCAACAAATACAAAGGCAAAGCGGGCTGGGAGTACAAATATGACGCCACCGCGGAAGCGCCATACCTGTTCAACAAGGCCAGCGGCACCCTGATCACCTATGACGACGCCCGTTCCGTCGAGGCGAAAGGCAAATTCGTGCTGAACAAAAACCTCGGCGGCCTGTTTGCCTGGTCACTGGAATCCGATAACGGCGACATCCTGAATGCGATGAACGAAAGCCTGCTGAGCGGCTCCTCGTCTGACGTACCGGCGGTGACCAACCATGCGCCGGCGGCCTCCGCCAGCGACCTGACGGTCACCGGCCCGGCGAGCGTCACGCTTGATGGCTCCGCGTCCAGCGACCAGGACGGCGATACCCTGACCTACAAATGGACCCAGATCGCCGGCCCATCGGTCACCCTGACCAACAGCAACAGCGCGAAAGCCAGCTTCAGCGTGGCGGCGTTGGCGAATGACCAGACTCTGGCCTTCCGTCTGACCGTGACCGACAGCAAAGGGCTGAGCAGCACCGCCGACGTGCAGGTGGTGAACAAAGCGCCGAAAGCCAACCAGGCCCCGGTAATCAACACTATGGCGCCGGTCTCGGTTGAAGCGGGTCAGCCTCTGACGCTGCATGCCCAGGCTGCGGATCCGGATGGGGATGCCCTGACCTACGCCTGGAGCGTACCGGGTGACATGAACGCCACCGGCACCGACACCGCCAACCTGAGCATTACCGCCCCGGACGTAAGTAGCGATACCGCTTATACCCTGAGCGTGGTGGTGAGCGACGGTAAAACCGCCGTGCAGGCTAACGTCCAGGTGACCGTGACGCCAAAAGCGCAGGAGCCCGCCGATGAGGTGACGCCACCGGCCGACGAGGTGACCCCACCTGCGGATGAGGCGACCGATAACGGCAGCTGTGACAGCACCCCGGTTGATGCTAACGCCAGCAACTACCCGGCGTGGAGCAGCAGCAAGGTTTACACCAGCGGCAACACCGTCAGCTTCGATAACCTGGTCTGGAAAGCGAAGTACTGGACTCAGGGCAATCAGCCGGGCTTCGGCGTGGATGCCTGGGAGCTGGTAAGCAACGTGAAAATGGGCTGGATGCCGACCATGGTCTACAACGGCGGCGACACCACCACCTTCGAAGGCAACGAGTACCGTGCCAAATGGTGGACCAAAGGTGACAAACCAGGCCAGAACGACGTCTGGGTGAAAGTGGGCGCGGCACCAGATTGTAAATAA
- the iagB gene encoding type III secretion system invasion protein IagB, which yields MKRVLLLLLLLSQSALANCWDSAGQRYHVDPYLLYAIANVESGMNPYAVGWNHDGTRDVGLMQINSIHFAELQRAGIDEYRLIAEPCTSIMVGASILSGMIRVYGYNWEAVGAYNAGLKKENYPQRMLYARKVWHKYQQLKSRSRR from the coding sequence ATGAAACGCGTACTTCTTCTGCTGTTGCTGCTCAGTCAGAGCGCGCTGGCAAACTGCTGGGACAGCGCCGGGCAGCGCTATCACGTCGATCCTTATCTGCTGTATGCCATTGCTAACGTCGAGTCGGGAATGAATCCCTATGCGGTAGGCTGGAACCACGACGGCACCCGGGATGTCGGGCTGATGCAAATCAACAGCATCCATTTTGCCGAACTGCAGCGCGCGGGGATCGACGAGTATCGCCTGATCGCCGAGCCCTGCACCTCGATTATGGTCGGGGCCTCGATCCTGTCGGGGATGATCCGGGTCTACGGTTACAACTGGGAGGCGGTGGGGGCCTATAACGCCGGATTAAAAAAAGAGAACTACCCGCAGCGGATGCTCTACGCCCGCAAGGTGTGGCACAAATATCAGCAGCTCAAATCCCGCAGCAGGCGTTAA
- a CDS encoding NAD(P)-dependent oxidoreductase, with the protein MKVLVTGATSGLGRNAVEFLRNKGISVRATGRNEAMGKLLQKMGAEFVHADLTELVSSQAKVMLAGIDTLWHCSSFTSPWGTQEAFDLANVRATRRLGEWAVAWGVRNFVHLSSPSLYFDYHHHRDIQEDFRPARYACEFARSKAASEQVIDLLAQSNPHTRFTILRPQSLFGPHDKVFIPRLAQMMHHYGSVLLPRGGDALVDMTYFDNAIHAMWLASQSECDSLPSGRAYNITNGEPRSLRSIVQKLIDELNIECRIRSVPYPMLDIIARSMERLGNKAAKEPALTHYGVSKLNFDFTLDTQRAESELGYKPLVTLDEGIERTAAWLRDHGKLPR; encoded by the coding sequence ATGAAGGTACTGGTTACCGGCGCCACCAGCGGCTTAGGCCGCAATGCGGTGGAGTTTTTGCGCAATAAAGGCATCAGCGTCCGGGCCACCGGTCGCAATGAAGCGATGGGTAAATTGCTGCAAAAAATGGGCGCAGAATTTGTCCATGCCGACCTGACGGAACTGGTCTCTTCCCAGGCAAAGGTGATGTTGGCCGGGATCGATACGCTGTGGCACTGCTCCAGCTTTACCTCGCCCTGGGGCACCCAGGAAGCCTTCGATCTGGCGAACGTGCGCGCCACCCGCCGTCTGGGCGAGTGGGCCGTGGCCTGGGGAGTGCGCAACTTTGTCCATCTCTCGTCCCCGTCGCTCTATTTCGACTATCACCACCATCGCGATATCCAGGAGGATTTCCGTCCGGCGCGCTACGCCTGCGAATTTGCCCGCAGCAAGGCCGCCAGCGAACAGGTGATCGATCTGCTGGCGCAGTCCAACCCGCATACCCGCTTTACCATCCTGCGTCCGCAGAGCCTGTTTGGCCCGCACGACAAAGTGTTTATTCCGCGCCTGGCGCAGATGATGCACCACTACGGCAGCGTGCTGCTGCCGCGCGGCGGGGATGCGCTGGTGGACATGACCTATTTCGATAACGCCATTCACGCCATGTGGCTGGCCAGCCAGAGCGAGTGCGACAGTCTGCCGTCGGGCCGGGCGTATAACATCACCAACGGCGAACCACGCTCCCTGCGCAGCATTGTGCAGAAGCTGATCGATGAGCTGAATATTGAGTGCCGGATCCGCTCGGTGCCCTACCCGATGCTGGACATCATTGCCCGCAGCATGGAGCGGCTGGGTAACAAGGCGGCTAAAGAGCCTGCCCTGACCCACTACGGGGTGTCGAAACTGAACTTTGACTTTACCCTCGATACGCAACGCGCCGAGAGCGAGTTGGGCTATAAGCCGCTGGTGACGCTGGATGAAGGCATTGAGCGCACCGCCGCCTGGCTGCGGGATCACGGTAAGCTGCCCCGCTGA
- a CDS encoding DUF2867 domain-containing protein, with protein MPQRILVLGASGYIGQHLVAALSARGHQVRAAARNVERLQKQSLPNVTCHAIDLNWPQDLAALLEGVDTLYYLVHSMGEGGNFIAHERQVAMNVRDLLLEHPVKQIIFLSSLQAPEHEQSDHLRARQLTAETLRSAGIPLTELRAGIIVGAGSAAFEVMRDMVYNLPVLTPPRWVRSRTTPIALENLLHYLVELLNHPATEHRVLEAAGPEVLSYQQQFEHFMAVSGRRRPLIPIPFPTRWISVWFLNVITSVPPTTAKALIQGLKHDLLADDRELRALIPQDLIRFDDAVRNTLKEEEKLVNSSDWGYDAQAFARWRPEYGYYPKQAGCTVKTAASLSALWEVVNQLGGKEGYFFGNALWQTRAMMDLLVGHRLAKGRPAAPYLQTGDAVDSWKVIIVEPEKQLALLFGMKAPGLGRLCFTLKDKGDHRELDVRAWWHPHGMPGLFYWLLMIPAHLFIFRGMARRIALLAEQKSEKV; from the coding sequence GTGCCGCAACGTATTCTGGTGCTGGGTGCCAGCGGGTATATCGGCCAACATCTGGTGGCCGCCCTCAGCGCGCGCGGGCATCAGGTACGGGCTGCGGCACGCAACGTTGAGCGCCTGCAAAAGCAGAGCCTGCCCAACGTGACCTGTCATGCTATCGATCTCAACTGGCCGCAGGATCTGGCGGCCCTGCTTGAGGGGGTGGATACTCTCTACTATCTGGTGCACAGCATGGGCGAAGGCGGTAACTTTATCGCCCACGAGCGTCAGGTGGCGATGAACGTGCGCGATCTGCTGCTGGAGCACCCGGTCAAACAGATCATTTTCCTCAGTTCACTACAGGCACCCGAGCATGAGCAGTCCGATCACCTGCGCGCCCGGCAGCTGACCGCTGAAACGCTGCGCAGCGCCGGGATCCCGCTCACCGAGCTGCGGGCCGGGATCATCGTCGGGGCGGGCTCTGCCGCCTTCGAGGTGATGCGCGACATGGTCTATAACCTGCCGGTGCTGACTCCGCCACGCTGGGTGCGCTCCCGCACCACCCCGATTGCGCTGGAGAACCTGCTGCATTATCTGGTGGAGCTGCTCAATCACCCGGCCACAGAGCACCGGGTGCTGGAGGCCGCCGGGCCCGAGGTGCTGAGCTATCAGCAGCAGTTCGAACACTTTATGGCGGTGAGCGGCCGTCGTCGTCCGCTGATCCCCATCCCCTTCCCGACCCGCTGGATTTCGGTGTGGTTTTTAAACGTCATCACCTCCGTGCCGCCGACCACCGCCAAAGCTTTAATCCAGGGGCTGAAGCACGATCTGCTGGCCGACGACCGGGAACTGCGGGCGCTGATCCCGCAGGACTTAATCCGCTTCGATGACGCGGTGCGCAACACCCTGAAAGAAGAGGAGAAGCTGGTAAACTCCAGCGACTGGGGCTACGACGCGCAGGCCTTCGCCCGCTGGCGACCGGAGTACGGCTACTACCCGAAACAGGCCGGCTGTACGGTAAAAACTGCCGCCAGCCTGAGCGCCTTGTGGGAAGTGGTAAATCAGCTCGGCGGCAAAGAGGGCTACTTCTTTGGTAATGCCCTGTGGCAGACCCGGGCGATGATGGATCTGCTGGTCGGCCACAGGCTGGCGAAAGGCCGCCCGGCGGCGCCGTACCTGCAAACCGGCGATGCGGTCGACAGCTGGAAGGTGATTATCGTCGAACCGGAGAAGCAGCTGGCGCTGCTGTTTGGCATGAAAGCTCCGGGCCTCGGGCGGTTGTGCTTTACTCTCAAGGACAAAGGCGACCACCGGGAGCTGGACGTCCGTGCCTGGTGGCACCCGCACGGCATGCCGGGTCTGTTCTACTGGCTGCTGATGATCCCGGCGCACCTGTTTATCTTCCGGGGAATGGCCCGGCGTATTGCACTTCTGGCAGAACAAAAGTCAGAAAAAGTCTGA
- the poxB gene encoding ubiquinone-dependent pyruvate dehydrogenase: MKQTVANYIAKMLEQAGVKRIWGVTGDSLNGLSDSLNRMGTIEWMPTRHEEVAAFAAGAEAQLTGELAVCAGSCGPGNLHLINGLFDCHRNNVPVLAIAAHIPSSEIGSGYFQETHPQELFRECSHYCELVSSPEQIPQVLALALRNAILKRGVSVIVLPGDVALQAAPESASNHWYPAPLPVVTPAHAELKKLAQLLRYSSNIALMCGSGCAGAHDELVEFAGMLKAPIVHALRGKEHVEYDNPYDVGMTGLIGFSSGFHTMMNADTLVLLGTRFPYRAFYPTDAKIIQIDINPASIGAHSKVDMALVGDIKATLAALMPLLEEKTDRKFLDKALSDYRDARKGLDDKAKPSDKALHPQYLAQQISHYADEDAIFTCDVGTPTVWAARYLKMNGKRRLIGSFNHGSMANAMPQALGAKATAPERQVVAMCGDGGFSMLMGDFLSVAQMKLPIKIIVFNNSVLGFVAMEMKAGGYLTDGTELHDTNFAAIAEACGITGIRVEKASEVDDALQRAFSTEGPVLVDVVVAKDELAIPPQIKLEQAKGFSLYMLRAIISGRGDEVLELAKTNWLR, from the coding sequence ATGAAACAAACCGTGGCGAACTACATCGCGAAAATGCTGGAACAGGCCGGAGTGAAACGGATCTGGGGTGTCACCGGGGATTCCCTCAACGGCCTGAGCGACAGCCTGAACCGGATGGGCACCATTGAGTGGATGCCCACCCGTCATGAGGAGGTCGCCGCGTTCGCCGCCGGGGCCGAGGCCCAGCTCACCGGGGAACTGGCGGTGTGCGCCGGATCCTGCGGGCCGGGCAACCTGCACCTGATCAACGGCCTGTTTGATTGTCATCGTAACAACGTCCCGGTGCTGGCCATCGCGGCGCATATTCCGTCGAGTGAAATCGGCAGCGGCTATTTTCAGGAGACGCACCCGCAGGAGCTGTTCCGGGAGTGCAGCCACTACTGTGAGCTGGTCTCCTCGCCGGAGCAGATCCCGCAGGTGCTGGCCCTGGCCCTGCGCAACGCCATCTTAAAGCGCGGCGTCTCGGTGATTGTGCTGCCCGGCGACGTGGCCCTGCAGGCGGCCCCGGAAAGTGCCAGCAACCACTGGTATCCGGCCCCCCTGCCGGTGGTCACCCCCGCCCATGCCGAACTGAAAAAGCTGGCGCAGCTGCTGCGCTACTCCAGCAACATCGCCCTGATGTGCGGCAGCGGCTGCGCCGGGGCCCATGACGAGCTGGTGGAATTTGCCGGCATGCTCAAGGCGCCGATCGTTCACGCCCTGCGCGGTAAAGAGCACGTGGAGTACGATAACCCCTATGACGTGGGGATGACCGGGCTGATCGGCTTCTCGTCCGGGTTCCACACCATGATGAACGCCGATACCCTGGTGCTGCTCGGCACCCGCTTCCCCTATCGCGCCTTCTACCCTACCGACGCGAAGATTATCCAGATCGACATCAACCCGGCCAGCATTGGGGCGCACAGCAAGGTGGATATGGCGCTGGTGGGCGACATCAAGGCCACCCTCGCCGCGCTGATGCCGCTACTGGAGGAGAAAACCGATCGTAAGTTTCTTGATAAAGCGCTCAGTGACTATCGTGACGCACGTAAAGGGCTGGATGACAAGGCGAAACCCAGCGACAAAGCGCTGCACCCGCAGTATCTGGCGCAGCAGATCAGCCACTACGCCGATGAGGATGCCATCTTTACCTGCGACGTGGGGACGCCTACCGTCTGGGCGGCACGCTACCTGAAGATGAACGGCAAGCGCCGTCTGATTGGCTCGTTTAACCACGGCTCGATGGCTAACGCCATGCCGCAGGCGCTGGGGGCCAAAGCCACCGCGCCGGAGCGGCAGGTAGTGGCGATGTGCGGCGACGGCGGCTTCAGCATGCTGATGGGCGACTTCCTCTCGGTGGCGCAGATGAAGCTGCCGATTAAAATCATCGTCTTTAACAACAGCGTGCTGGGCTTTGTGGCGATGGAGATGAAGGCCGGGGGCTATCTGACCGACGGCACCGAGCTGCACGACACCAACTTCGCTGCCATCGCCGAAGCCTGCGGTATCACCGGCATCCGCGTGGAGAAAGCCTCCGAGGTGGACGATGCCCTACAGCGCGCCTTCTCCACCGAGGGTCCGGTGCTGGTGGACGTGGTGGTCGCCAAAGACGAGCTGGCGATCCCACCGCAGATCAAACTTGAGCAGGCCAAGGGCTTTAGCCTGTATATGCTGCGCGCCATCATCAGCGGTCGCGGTGACGAAGTTCTGGAGCTAGCCAAAACCAACTGGCTCAGGTAA
- a CDS encoding DoxX family protein: protein MVKSLLMAVNKTLTSDDAGKLLLRLAVGGLMLFHGMHKAIDGVGGIAGMLVAKGLPAFIAYGVLIGEVVAPILIILGILTRPAALVLAFTMVVAWLMVGTGKTFALDAVGAWAIESLVYFFVGALAVAFLGAGRYAVVNDPVWK from the coding sequence ATGGTTAAATCATTGTTAATGGCTGTTAATAAAACGCTAACGAGTGACGATGCTGGCAAGCTGTTGCTGCGTCTGGCGGTGGGGGGCTTAATGCTGTTTCACGGCATGCATAAGGCCATCGACGGAGTGGGGGGTATTGCCGGCATGCTGGTGGCGAAGGGGCTACCGGCCTTTATTGCTTACGGCGTGTTGATTGGCGAAGTGGTGGCCCCGATCCTGATTATCCTCGGTATTCTTACCCGTCCGGCGGCGCTGGTGCTGGCCTTTACCATGGTGGTGGCGTGGCTGATGGTGGGCACCGGTAAAACCTTCGCGCTGGATGCGGTCGGGGCGTGGGCGATTGAGAGTCTGGTCTACTTCTTCGTTGGCGCGCTGGCCGTGGCATTTTTAGGGGCGGGGCGGTACGCGGTAGTAAACGATCCCGTCTGGAAGTAA
- the hcr gene encoding NADH oxidoreductase, which yields MTMPTHQCPWRMQVHHIHQETPDVWTISLLCHDYYPYRAGQYALVSVRNSAQTLRAYTISSTPGISEYITLTIRRIDEGAGSQWLTHDVKRGDYIWLSDAQGDFTCDDKPEDKFLLLAAGCGVTPVMSMRRWLAKHRPQADVEVIFSVRSPQDVIFADEWRNYPVTLVAETNATEGFVAGRLTRELLQRVPDLASRTVMTCGPAPYMDIVEEEVKALGVTRFFKEQFFTPVAEAATSGLKFTKLQPAQTFFGRVGSTLLEALESNNVPVVAACRAGVCGCCKTKVVDGNYTVSSTMTLTDAEVAEGYVLACSCHPQGDLVLA from the coding sequence ATGACAATGCCAACCCATCAGTGCCCATGGCGGATGCAGGTTCATCACATCCATCAGGAAACACCGGATGTCTGGACGATTTCGCTGCTGTGCCACGACTATTATCCGTACCGTGCCGGGCAGTATGCGCTGGTCAGCGTGCGTAACTCAGCCCAGACGCTGCGGGCGTACACGATCTCCTCAACGCCGGGTATCAGCGAGTACATTACGCTGACCATCCGCCGCATTGATGAGGGGGCAGGCTCTCAGTGGTTGACGCACGACGTGAAGCGTGGGGATTACATCTGGCTCTCCGACGCGCAGGGTGATTTTACCTGTGACGATAAGCCGGAAGATAAATTCCTGCTGCTGGCCGCCGGCTGCGGCGTGACGCCGGTGATGTCGATGCGTCGCTGGCTGGCGAAGCACCGCCCGCAGGCCGACGTGGAGGTGATCTTCAGCGTGCGCTCGCCGCAGGATGTGATCTTCGCGGACGAATGGCGTAACTACCCGGTCACCCTGGTGGCCGAAACCAACGCCACCGAGGGTTTTGTTGCCGGTCGTCTGACCCGCGAGCTGCTGCAGCGCGTGCCGGATCTGGCCTCACGCACCGTGATGACCTGTGGTCCGGCGCCCTATATGGACATCGTTGAAGAAGAGGTGAAGGCTCTCGGCGTGACCCGCTTCTTTAAAGAGCAGTTCTTTACTCCGGTCGCGGAAGCTGCCACCAGCGGACTGAAGTTCACCAAACTGCAGCCGGCGCAGACCTTCTTTGGCCGCGTGGGCAGCACGCTGCTGGAAGCGCTGGAGAGCAATAACGTGCCGGTGGTGGCCGCCTGCCGTGCAGGCGTCTGCGGCTGCTGTAAAACGAAGGTGGTGGACGGGAACTATACCGTCTCCAGCACCATGACGCTGACGGATGCCGAAGTGGCGGAAGGCTACGTGCTGGCCTGCTCCTGTCATCCGCAGGGGGATCTGGTGCTGGCCTGA